A window of Pseudophryne corroboree isolate aPseCor3 chromosome 12, aPseCor3.hap2, whole genome shotgun sequence contains these coding sequences:
- the LOC134980691 gene encoding alpha-1-antiproteinase-like, translated as MRGVLFLSLTVVLLCRVAFADHHKDHHDHKDDHHKDHHDHKDDHHKKGDHKHHHHSNESLACHRIANQNSEFAFKLFRQIVSENPSENIVYSPIGIATSLALLLLGARAQTHNQILEVLDFNTSKISENDIHESYNHLLEMLNKEDSELQLNNGNALFIENTRKIQPKFLDDAKNLYHSEAFSTDFKKPEEATKQINDYVAKNTHGLIPELLSTVSQDAALYLVNYIYFKGKWEHPFDEKDTTEGDFHVNENTTVKVPFMTRTGFYNVANNEDAIVIAIPYKGNASSLFIFPKEGKQKDVKENYSYAAIKKWKKSFHRQVVTLSIPKFSISSSLDLKEILSKLGLVDMFTDSADLSGITGAPSLKISKAIHKAVLTVDEKGTEAAGSTALEAIPMSLPLRVVGDHPFMISIYHPPSRSVLFTAKIANPEK; from the exons ATGAGGGGCGTTCTGTTTCTGTCCTTGACCGTGGTGCTACTTTGCAGAGTGGCCTTTGCTGACCATCACAAAGATCATCATGACCACAAAGATGACCACCACAAAGATCATCATGATCACAAAGATGACCATCACAAGAAAGGCGATCACAAGCACCACCATCATTCAAATGAATCCTTGGCCTGCCACAGAATAGCAAATCAGAATTCCGAATTCGCATTTAAGCTTTTCAGGCAAATAGTTTCAGAAAACCCCTCTGAGAACATTGTCTATTCCCCAATTGGTATTGCTACATCATTAGCTTTATTACTGCTTGGTGCCAGGGCCCAAACTCACAATCAAATCTTAGAAGTACTTGATTTCAACACCTCTAAGATCTCAGAAAATGACATCCATGAGAGTTATAATCATCTCCTGGAAATGTTGAATAAGGAAGACAGTGAGCTGCAGCTTAACAATGGGAACGCTCTCTTCATAGAGAACACACGTAAAATCCAGCCAAAGTTCTTAGATGACGCCAAGAATCTCTACCATTCAGAAGCATTTTCTACAGACTTCAAAAAACCTGAAGAAGCTACCAAGCAGATCAACGACTATGTGGCAAAGAATACACATGGCCTGATTCCTGAGTTGCTAAGCACTGTAAGCCAGGATGCAGCTTTATATTTGGTTAACTATATTTATTTCAAAG GGAAGTGGGAACACCCGTTTGATGAGAAAGACACAACGGAAGGAGATTTTCATGTGAATGAGAACACAACTGTGAAGGTGCCTTTCATGACGAGAACTGGTTTCTACAATGTCGCAAACAACGAGGACGCCATTGTGATAGCAATACCCTATAAAGGAAACGCCAGTTCGTTATTTATCTTTCCAAAAGAAGGAAAGCAGAAAGACGTGAAAGAGAACTATAGTTATGCAGCAATAAAGAAATGGAAGAAGTCATTCCACCGACA GGTAGTGACACTATCAATCCCTAAGTTCTCCATTTCCAGCTCACTTGACCTTAAAGAGATATTAAGTAAATTGGGACTTGTAGATATGTTTACGGACAGCGCTGATCTCTCTGGGATCACAGGAGCACCCAGTCTAAAAATTTCTAAG GCTATCCATAAAGCTGTACTGACGGTTGATGAGAAGGGAACAGAGGCTGCTGGATCCACAGCACTTGAGGCCATCCCAATGTCGCTTCCTCTACGGGTTGTCGGCGACCACCCATTCATGATATCAATATACCACCCCCCTAGCAGGAGTGTTCTCTTCACTGCAAAAATTGCAAATCCTGAGAAATAA